In Streptococcus respiraculi, one DNA window encodes the following:
- a CDS encoding phosphatase PAP2 family protein: MKNRQIYFRNASFAALFFVILGYMVKFYPQQLVGFDSNIQTALRGDFPALATLFWTTITLLGNVTVLLPICLVVAFFCYQKKWKIESYFILFSFVVMGGVSTALKYVYQRPRPRIEWLIHTTGYSFPSWHAASTLMIAGVMVILIQQHMKSSPMRRLVQVGLVVLAMLVGISRIYVGVHYPTDIIGGWLLATVLLHLLFPFYDRLRFQWRFQGRQK; encoded by the coding sequence ATGAAAAATAGACAAATTTACTTTCGAAATGCTTCGTTTGCAGCCCTCTTCTTTGTCATTTTAGGATATATGGTAAAATTTTATCCTCAGCAATTGGTGGGCTTTGATAGCAACATTCAAACAGCCCTTCGTGGGGATTTTCCTGCGCTTGCAACGCTTTTTTGGACGACGATTACCCTACTTGGGAATGTGACGGTTCTCTTACCTATTTGTTTGGTTGTGGCATTTTTTTGCTACCAGAAGAAGTGGAAGATTGAAAGCTACTTTATCCTCTTTAGTTTTGTGGTGATGGGAGGCGTATCGACAGCCCTGAAATATGTCTACCAACGCCCAAGACCTCGTATCGAGTGGCTGATTCACACGACCGGCTATTCCTTTCCCAGCTGGCATGCCGCCTCTACCTTGATGATAGCAGGTGTCATGGTCATTTTGATTCAGCAACACATGAAGTCCTCTCCTATGAGGCGTTTGGTGCAGGTAGGATTGGTAGTTCTTGCCATGCTGGTAGGAATTTCACGAATTTACGTTGGGGTCCATTATCCAACAGATATTATCGGTGGTTGGTTACTAGCCACGGTCCTCTTACATCTCCTTTTCCCATTCTATGACCGCCTGCGGTTTCAATGGAGATTTCAAGGAAGACAGAAATAA
- a CDS encoding DDE-type integrase/transposase/recombinase, whose protein sequence is MTSIPQNLRYLPHTLDTRYHAVKTYRGGASVAFICRRYKVSKASLMRWNKRFDGTKDSLKDKSHRPHKTHPKAHTEQEIRWIKNCIRRNPNATLIEIFYKLRANKGYDRHPCSLFRVLRKMGFFKAVETKKEAYVPKPYDTPTKLGIKWQMDVKYVPKHCYTGTMPEKFYQYTVIDEASRERFIYPFKEQSSYSTVQFVKMAIKHFRYKPQIIQTDNGFEFTHFKETKQIHPLDVLCKELGIVHKLIRPRTPRHNGKVERSHRNDNRRFYQHLRFYSYDDLIRQMKRYLYTSNRLPMQSLGWKSPIETRKFLQGASSLEIE, encoded by the coding sequence ATGACTAGTATACCACAAAACCTTCGTTATTTGCCACATACGCTCGACACACGTTACCACGCGGTGAAAACGTATCGTGGTGGGGCTTCTGTCGCCTTCATCTGCAGGCGGTATAAGGTCTCAAAAGCCTCTCTCATGCGCTGGAATAAGCGATTTGACGGAACCAAGGACTCTCTCAAAGATAAGTCCCACAGACCACACAAAACTCACCCCAAAGCTCATACTGAGCAAGAAATCAGGTGGATTAAAAACTGTATCCGCAGAAATCCAAATGCAACCCTCATCGAGATTTTCTACAAGCTAAGAGCCAACAAGGGATACGACAGACACCCTTGCTCTCTCTTTCGGGTCTTGAGAAAAATGGGATTCTTCAAGGCGGTTGAAACCAAGAAAGAGGCCTATGTTCCTAAACCCTATGATACACCCACGAAATTAGGAATCAAGTGGCAAATGGACGTGAAGTACGTCCCTAAGCACTGTTACACTGGCACGATGCCTGAAAAATTTTACCAGTACACTGTCATTGACGAAGCAAGCAGAGAGCGATTTATCTATCCCTTCAAGGAACAGTCCTCTTACTCCACTGTCCAGTTTGTCAAAATGGCCATCAAACACTTTCGCTACAAGCCACAAATTATTCAGACCGACAATGGATTTGAGTTTACTCACTTCAAGGAAACCAAGCAGATTCACCCCTTGGATGTGCTTTGTAAAGAGCTGGGCATAGTGCACAAGCTCATTCGACCGCGAACACCTAGACACAACGGCAAAGTGGAACGCAGCCACAGAAACGATAACAGACGCTTTTACCAACACTTGCGATTCTACTCCTACGATGACCTCATCAGGCAGATGAAACGATACCTCTACACCTCTAACAGACTCCCCATGCAGAGCCTAGGTTGGAAATCCCCTATTGAAACAAGAAAATTTCTCCAAGGAGCTAGCTCCTTGGAGATAGAATAG
- a CDS encoding tRNA (cytidine(34)-2'-O)-methyltransferase, with protein MNIEELSYQEVESHNHVVLFEPQIPQNTGNIARTCAATNSPLHIIKPMGFPIDDRKMKRAGLDYWDKLDVRFYDSLDDFMAQVGEGKVHLISKFAEKTYSDEAYDDGCHHYFIFGREDKGLPEDFMRRHPEKALRIPMNDEHVRSLNVSNTVCMIIYEALRQQSFAGLELVHQYEADKLK; from the coding sequence ATGAACATTGAAGAACTATCCTACCAAGAAGTAGAATCTCACAACCACGTGGTTTTGTTTGAACCACAAATACCGCAAAATACAGGGAATATCGCCCGGACCTGTGCAGCAACCAACAGTCCGCTTCATATTATCAAGCCCATGGGCTTTCCCATTGATGACCGCAAGATGAAACGGGCAGGTCTGGATTATTGGGATAAGCTCGATGTCCGTTTTTATGATAGCTTGGACGACTTCATGGCTCAGGTCGGAGAAGGCAAGGTGCATCTGATTTCTAAGTTTGCGGAAAAGACCTATTCAGACGAAGCCTACGATGACGGTTGCCACCATTACTTTATTTTTGGGCGTGAAGACAAGGGACTGCCAGAAGATTTTATGCGACGTCATCCCGAAAAAGCGTTGCGAATTCCGATGAATGACGAGCATGTCCGTAGCTTAAATGTCTCAAATACTGTCTGCATGATTATTTACGAAGCCCTACGCCAGCAGTCATTTGCAGGGTTAGAGCTAGTCCACCAGTATGAGGCTGATAAGCTGAAATAA
- the csn2 gene encoding type II-A CRISPR-associated protein Csn2 produces the protein MVKINLPIFDAALSIKSPTILAVEDTALYAAITRNFYQYPENHDLKIFDERNKALSGNELMLVTDILGYDINSPALLKLIHATIENQLNEKSEVKSMIEKLASTITDLIVFECLENELDLEYDEITILELIKALGVQIETRSDTIFEKSFEMLQIYKYLQKKRLLVFFNIGAYLTRKELARLVEYISLSNQTVLFLEPRKLYDFPQYILDQDYFLTTEHMV, from the coding sequence ATGGTGAAGATTAATCTGCCTATTTTTGATGCTGCTCTTTCTATTAAAAGTCCTACTATTCTAGCTGTTGAGGATACAGCGCTTTATGCGGCAATTACTAGAAATTTTTATCAGTATCCTGAAAATCATGATTTGAAGATTTTTGATGAGAGAAACAAGGCATTATCAGGAAATGAACTGATGCTTGTGACAGATATTTTAGGCTATGATATCAATTCTCCAGCCCTACTGAAATTAATTCATGCAACGATAGAAAATCAGTTAAATGAAAAGTCTGAAGTGAAATCCATGATTGAAAAATTGGCATCGACTATCACAGATTTAATTGTATTTGAATGTTTGGAAAATGAATTGGATTTAGAATATGATGAGATTACCATTTTAGAGCTAATCAAGGCTTTGGGGGTTCAGATTGAGACAAGAAGTGATACCATTTTTGAAAAAAGTTTTGAAATGTTACAAATCTACAAGTATCTACAGAAAAAACGTCTGCTCGTCTTTTTCAATATTGGCGCCTATTTAACGAGGAAAGAACTGGCACGGTTGGTAGAATATATTAGCTTATCGAATCAGACCGTCTTGTTTTTAGAACCACGAAAATTATACGATTTTCCCCAGTATATCCTCGACCAAGATTACTTTTTAACTACCGAACATATGGTATAA
- the cas2 gene encoding CRISPR-associated endonuclease Cas2 — MSYRYMRMILMFDMPTDTADERKAYRKFRKFLLREGFLMHQFSIYSKLLLNGTANQAMIGRLREHNPQKGHITLLTVTEKQFARMIYLHGEKDGSIANTEDRIVFLGEDYHGED, encoded by the coding sequence ATGAGTTACCGATATATGCGGATGATATTAATGTTTGATATGCCAACAGATACTGCCGATGAGCGAAAGGCCTATCGTAAATTTCGAAAATTTTTGCTGAGAGAGGGATTCCTCATGCATCAGTTTTCAATTTATAGCAAACTTCTTCTAAATGGAACAGCTAATCAAGCGATGATTGGTCGGTTGCGAGAACATAATCCACAAAAGGGGCATATTACTTTATTGACAGTGACAGAAAAACAGTTTGCGAGAATGATTTACCTGCATGGAGAAAAGGATGGCAGTATTGCAAATACAGAAGATCGAATTGTTTTTCTAGGGGAGGATTATCATGGTGAAGATTAA
- the cas1 gene encoding type II CRISPR-associated endonuclease Cas1: MGWRTVVVNTHSKLSYQNNHLIFKDASRTELIHLSEIDILLLETTDILLSTMLIKRLVDENILVIFCDDKRLPTAMLMPYYGRHDSSLQLSKQVAWDEEVKAYVWTEIISQKILNQSYVLGEYGFYEKSESLIRLHRELEVFDPTNREGHAARIYFNRLFGNSFSREEDNDINAALDYGYTLLLSLFAREVVVTGCMTQFGLKHANQFNQFNFASDIMEPFRPIIDRIVYTNRTFSFVKIKRELFSIFSETYAYMGKEMYLSNIVSDYTKKVVKALNSDGKGVPEFRI; the protein is encoded by the coding sequence ATGGGTTGGCGAACGGTAGTAGTCAATACTCACTCGAAGTTGTCCTATCAGAATAATCACTTGATTTTTAAAGATGCATCTCGGACAGAGTTGATTCATCTGTCCGAGATTGACATTTTGTTGTTAGAAACAACAGATATTTTGTTATCAACGATGCTGATAAAGCGTTTGGTAGATGAGAATATTTTAGTGATTTTTTGCGATGATAAACGTTTACCAACAGCTATGCTCATGCCTTACTATGGCCGGCATGATTCGAGTTTGCAATTATCAAAGCAGGTTGCTTGGGACGAAGAAGTGAAGGCGTATGTGTGGACAGAGATTATTTCCCAGAAAATTCTAAATCAGAGTTATGTTTTAGGAGAATATGGTTTCTATGAGAAGTCAGAATCACTCATTAGATTGCATAGGGAGTTGGAAGTTTTTGATCCGACTAACCGAGAGGGACATGCGGCGAGAATTTATTTTAATCGCTTGTTTGGAAATAGTTTTTCGAGGGAAGAGGATAATGATATCAATGCAGCACTTGATTACGGCTATACCTTATTGTTAAGTTTATTTGCGCGTGAAGTGGTGGTGACAGGTTGTATGACCCAGTTTGGCTTGAAACACGCCAATCAATTTAACCAATTCAATTTTGCTAGCGATATTATGGAACCGTTTCGGCCCATTATTGATCGAATAGTTTATACGAATCGGACATTTTCATTTGTAAAAATAAAGCGGGAACTGTTTTCTATCTTTTCAGAAACCTATGCCTATATGGGAAAAGAGATGTATCTCTCCAATATTGTCAGTGATTATACGAAGAAAGTTGTAAAAGCATTGAATAGTGATGGGAAAGGAGTTCCTGAGTTTAGGATATGA